The proteins below are encoded in one region of Ferruginibacter lapsinanis:
- a CDS encoding pyruvate dehydrogenase complex E1 component subunit beta has protein sequence MRQIALREALREAMQEEMRRDERVFLMGEEVAEYNGAYKVSQGMLDEFGEKRIIDTPIAELGFAGIAVGAAQNGLRPIVEFMTWNFAVLPLDQILNTASKMLAMSGGQVGCPIVFRGPNGSAGQLGAQHSTSFESMYANIPGLKVISVATPYEAKGLLKAAIRDDDPVMFMECEVGYGDKGEVPEEEYVLPIGKAFIKREGKDVTIVSFNKMMKIALGAAVELAKEGIEAEVIDLATIRPLDWVTILESVKKTNRLVIVEEQWPFASVSSEIAYRIQKEGFDYLDAPVRRVTSADAPMHYAPNLVAAYLPSVEKTVKVVKEVMYLKK, from the coding sequence ATGCGCCAAATAGCACTTAGAGAAGCCCTTAGAGAAGCAATGCAGGAAGAAATGAGAAGGGATGAACGAGTTTTTTTAATGGGTGAAGAAGTTGCCGAATATAATGGAGCTTACAAAGTTAGTCAGGGTATGCTGGATGAGTTTGGCGAAAAACGAATTATTGATACTCCGATCGCTGAATTGGGTTTTGCCGGTATTGCAGTAGGTGCTGCTCAAAATGGTCTTCGTCCGATTGTAGAATTTATGACCTGGAACTTTGCTGTTTTACCTTTAGATCAAATTTTAAATACGGCTTCTAAGATGTTGGCAATGAGTGGAGGACAGGTTGGTTGTCCGATCGTTTTCAGAGGGCCAAATGGTTCAGCCGGGCAATTAGGTGCTCAACACTCTACCTCTTTTGAATCTATGTATGCAAATATCCCTGGTTTAAAAGTGATCAGCGTTGCTACGCCATACGAAGCAAAGGGTTTATTAAAAGCAGCTATTCGTGACGACGATCCTGTTATGTTCATGGAATGTGAAGTAGGGTATGGAGATAAAGGAGAAGTGCCTGAAGAAGAATATGTATTACCAATCGGTAAGGCATTCATTAAAAGAGAGGGTAAAGATGTAACCATCGTTTCTTTCAATAAAATGATGAAGATTGCTTTGGGTGCTGCAGTAGAATTAGCCAAAGAAGGTATCGAAGCAGAAGTAATTGATTTAGCTACTATTCGTCCTTTAGATTGGGTTACAATTTTAGAAAGCGTTAAAAAAACAAATCGTTTAGTAATTGTAGAAGAACAATGGCCATTTGCTTCTGTATCTTCTGAAATTGCTTACCGCATACAAAAAGAAGGATTTGATTATTTGGATGCTCCTGTACGCAGGGTTACCAGTGCCGATGCTCCAATGCACTATGCACCAAACCTTGTAGCTGCTTATTTACCAAGTGTAGAAAAAACAGTTAAAGTGGTAAAAGAAGTGATGTATTTAAAGAAATAA
- a CDS encoding T9SS type B sorting domain-containing protein: MRLSLSLLLLLFCFITVKVVAQPTIINRGDLAIVAVNANLPNPNASKDEISFVCFKPITKDTELQLIDAGYENCVSGMWSGGQEGGAILKRTGGTIPAGTVITFRTTSPFVFVSPDNGWSVSDLYVHPTNPAYSLLAANLNMNSNGDQIYMAQGGTWTPGPTLCTINGNRTSPNAVFPGNGGRILFGFSTSSWLSQQQSSGESALFPGMECFSMAPTSGTAYNKYTGPLTPTTQTGWIARISNVNNWSSYGSSATYSSSGTNFGGGFSMTIQAGGDIPTATWSTRPPICSDTASFDLSTLITGTTGGTFSGTNVTGNMFNPSGLNGNYDITYKVVYLSCPITQTNTITVNATPNPPTLSVTPPSCTVATGTVSVSSSTAGLTFSSDGVNYTNTTGVFSGIVPGASYSITAKSVAGCISTASTGTMGPALTTPAQPTVTPTNPTCATPTGTLTVTSSTTGLTFSSDGTNYTNTTGIFTNIASGAAYSITAKNTSGCVSTAATGTMGTAPSTPAQPTVTPTNPTCAVATGTLTVTSSTTGLTFSDDGTNYTNTTGVFTNIASGAAYSITAKNAAGCISTAATGNMGTAPGAPAQPTVTPTNPTCTVTTGTLTVTSSTAGLTFSSDGTNYTNTTGIFTNIASGATYSITAKNAAGCTSSAATGTMGTAPGAPTQPTITPTNPTCSVATGTLTVTSSTTGLTFSSDGINYTNTTGIFTNIASGATYSITAKNAAGCTSSAATGTMGIAPTTPVQPTVTPTNPTCTVNTGTLTVTSSTTGLTFSSDGTNYTNTTGIFTNIASGAAYSITAKNAAGCTSSAATGTMGTALGAPTQPTVTPTNPKCTVATGTLTVTSNTTGLTFSSDGTNYTNTTGIFTNIASGAAYSITAKNAAGCVSTAATGTMGTAPTTPTQPTVTPTNPTCATSTGTLTVTSSTTSLTFSSDGTNYTNTTGIFANIASGAAYSITAKNAAGCISTAATGTMGTAPTTPTQPTVTPTNPTCATSTGTLTVTSSTTGLTFSSDGTNYTNTTGVFTNIASGAAYSITAKNAAGCVSAAATGTMGTAPTTPAQPTVTPTNPTCATSTGTLTVTNSTAGLSFSIDGTNYTNTTGIFNNIASGAAYSITAKNAAGCVSAAATGTMGTAPTTPVQPTVTPTNPTCATATGTLKVTSSTTGLTFSIDGTNYTNTTGMFTNIAAGAAYSITAKNAAGCISAAATGTMGTAPTTPAQPTVTPTNPTCATSTGTLTVTSSTTGLTFSIDGTNYTNTTGIFTNIASGVPYSITAKNAAGCISTAATGTMGAAPTIPGKPALTVTPPTCTISTGALQVNPLVTGLSYSNDGVTYNNTTGTFSNVTAGTTYSITAKNTVGCISAAATGTMPAAPIKPSAPVLVATNNCGTSSVIANNVTGTLTWSDGGSGNPRTFNTATSNITATQTIGSCTSPVSNIVSVSPASQLVPNLGKDLFLCPGDRVTLDPGKFDSYTWQDNSASPKYVVTQPGTYTVTVRNNASSCTGSDAVKITYFVTCNEIYFPTAFSPNGDGLNDYFGPVGNLNLVTNYSFYIYNRFGEMVFKSNNPFEKWDGVYSGGISQGNFVWQANFLFKGAARVQKGNITIVK; this comes from the coding sequence ATGCGGCTATCTTTGTCCCTTTTGCTGTTACTTTTTTGCTTTATCACAGTTAAAGTAGTGGCTCAGCCCACTATTATTAACAGAGGAGACTTAGCTATTGTAGCTGTAAATGCAAATCTTCCTAATCCAAATGCAAGTAAAGATGAAATAAGCTTTGTTTGTTTTAAGCCCATTACTAAAGATACAGAGCTTCAATTGATCGATGCAGGCTATGAAAACTGCGTATCAGGCATGTGGAGTGGCGGGCAAGAAGGGGGTGCTATATTAAAAAGAACCGGAGGCACTATTCCGGCAGGAACGGTAATAACTTTCAGAACCACTTCCCCATTTGTTTTTGTTTCCCCTGATAATGGCTGGAGTGTTAGTGATCTCTATGTTCATCCGACAAACCCTGCTTATTCACTGTTAGCTGCTAATTTAAACATGAATTCTAACGGAGATCAGATCTATATGGCTCAAGGAGGAACATGGACACCAGGTCCTACCCTTTGTACTATCAACGGAAATCGGACATCACCTAATGCTGTATTCCCAGGAAATGGGGGAAGAATATTATTTGGCTTTTCTACGAGTTCCTGGTTGTCTCAACAACAATCATCGGGTGAATCAGCATTATTTCCCGGTATGGAATGTTTTAGTATGGCTCCAACCAGTGGTACTGCATATAATAAATATACGGGGCCATTAACACCAACCACACAAACCGGTTGGATAGCCAGAATCAGTAACGTAAATAATTGGTCTAGCTATGGTTCTAGCGCTACTTATTCATCTTCAGGTACTAATTTCGGAGGAGGTTTTAGTATGACCATACAAGCCGGAGGAGATATTCCCACTGCAACATGGTCTACCCGCCCTCCGATCTGCTCTGATACGGCCAGTTTTGACCTGTCTACTTTGATAACCGGCACAACAGGTGGAACTTTTAGCGGAACGAATGTAACCGGTAATATGTTCAATCCTTCCGGATTAAATGGGAACTATGATATAACATACAAGGTTGTTTATTTATCATGCCCAATAACTCAAACGAATACTATAACTGTTAATGCTACTCCTAATCCGCCAACACTTAGCGTTACGCCTCCAAGTTGTACGGTTGCTACAGGTACAGTTTCTGTAAGTAGCAGTACAGCTGGTTTAACTTTTAGTAGCGATGGGGTAAATTATACTAATACCACGGGTGTTTTTTCTGGAATTGTTCCTGGTGCTAGTTACAGCATCACTGCAAAAAGTGTCGCTGGATGTATATCTACTGCATCTACGGGAACAATGGGGCCTGCGTTAACAACACCTGCTCAACCTACTGTAACGCCAACAAATCCTACCTGTGCTACTCCCACAGGAACACTAACGGTTACGAGTAGTACCACAGGCCTAACATTTAGCAGTGACGGAACAAACTATACCAATACTACAGGAATATTTACCAATATTGCATCTGGAGCAGCTTACAGTATCACTGCTAAAAATACATCAGGCTGTGTATCTACTGCTGCAACGGGTACGATGGGAACTGCGCCTTCAACCCCGGCTCAACCTACTGTAACACCTACAAATCCCACATGTGCCGTTGCCACAGGTACACTAACTGTAACAAGCAGTACCACTGGTTTAACTTTTAGTGACGACGGAACGAACTATACCAATACTACAGGAGTATTCACCAATATAGCATCAGGTGCCGCTTACAGTATTACTGCTAAAAATGCAGCAGGCTGTATATCTACTGCTGCAACAGGTAATATGGGAACTGCACCGGGAGCTCCAGCTCAACCTACAGTTACTCCTACTAATCCTACATGTACAGTTACTACCGGAACATTGACGGTTACAAGCAGTACTGCAGGTTTAACATTTAGCAGCGACGGAACCAACTATACCAATACAACAGGCATATTTACCAATATAGCATCAGGAGCTACATACAGTATTACTGCAAAAAATGCAGCAGGTTGTACCTCTTCTGCGGCAACTGGTACGATGGGAACTGCGCCGGGAGCACCAACTCAACCAACAATAACACCAACCAACCCAACCTGCTCCGTTGCTACTGGTACACTAACGGTTACGAGTAGTACAACCGGTTTAACGTTTAGCAGCGATGGAATAAATTATACCAACACTACCGGAATATTTACCAATATAGCATCAGGAGCTACATACAGTATTACTGCAAAAAATGCAGCAGGTTGTACTTCCTCTGCTGCAACAGGCACGATGGGCATAGCGCCAACAACCCCAGTTCAACCTACTGTTACTCCTACCAATCCTACCTGTACGGTTAATACCGGCACACTAACAGTTACGAGTAGCACAACCGGTTTGACATTTAGTAGTGACGGAACTAACTATACCAACACAACAGGAATATTCACCAATATTGCATCAGGTGCTGCTTATAGCATTACTGCAAAAAATGCAGCAGGTTGTACCTCTTCAGCGGCAACAGGTACGATGGGAACTGCGCTGGGAGCACCAACTCAGCCAACAGTAACGCCGACTAATCCTAAATGTACTGTTGCTACCGGAACATTGACGGTTACAAGCAATACAACAGGTTTAACATTTAGTAGTGACGGAACTAACTATACCAACACAACAGGAATATTCACCAATATTGCATCAGGCGCTGCTTACAGTATTACTGCCAAAAACGCAGCAGGTTGTGTATCAACAGCGGCAACTGGCACGATGGGTACAGCACCAACGACACCAACTCAACCTACTGTCACTCCTACTAATCCTACCTGTGCAACTTCTACCGGCACACTAACGGTGACGAGTAGTACAACAAGTTTAACTTTTAGCAGCGACGGAACTAACTATACCAATACAACAGGAATATTCGCCAATATCGCATCTGGAGCAGCTTACAGTATCACTGCAAAAAACGCTGCAGGTTGTATATCAACAGCGGCAACTGGCACGATGGGTACAGCACCAACGACACCAACTCAACCTACTGTCACTCCTACTAATCCTACGTGTGCAACTTCTACCGGCACGCTGACGGTGACGAGTAGTACAACAGGTTTGACTTTTAGCAGCGACGGAACAAACTATACCAACACAACGGGAGTATTTACCAATATCGCATCTGGAGCAGCTTACAGTATCACTGCTAAAAACGCAGCAGGTTGTGTATCTGCAGCGGCAACTGGCACGATGGGTACAGCACCAACAACACCAGCTCAACCTACTGTCACTCCTACTAATCCTACGTGTGCAACTTCTACAGGCACACTAACGGTTACGAATAGTACTGCAGGCTTAAGTTTTAGCATCGACGGAACTAACTATACCAATACAACAGGAATATTCAACAATATCGCATCTGGAGCAGCTTACAGTATTACTGCTAAAAACGCAGCAGGTTGTGTATCTGCAGCGGCAACAGGCACGATGGGTACAGCACCCACAACCCCAGTTCAACCTACTGTAACTCCAACAAACCCTACCTGTGCTACTGCCACAGGCACATTAAAGGTGACGAGTAGTACAACAGGTCTAACATTTAGCATCGACGGAACTAACTATACCAACACAACAGGAATGTTCACCAATATCGCAGCAGGTGCAGCTTATAGTATCACTGCTAAAAACGCAGCAGGGTGTATATCTGCAGCGGCAACAGGCACGATGGGTACAGCACCCACAACACCAGCTCAACCTACCGTCACTCCTACTAATCCTACGTGTGCAACTTCTACAGGTACACTAACGGTTACGAGTAGTACTACAGGTTTGACATTTAGCATCGACGGAACTAATTATACCAATACAACAGGAATATTCACCAATATAGCATCAGGTGTACCATACAGTATTACTGCTAAAAATGCCGCAGGTTGTATTTCTACTGCAGCTACGGGTACAATGGGTGCAGCGCCGACAATTCCAGGCAAACCTGCTCTTACTGTTACTCCCCCTACTTGCACCATATCCACAGGGGCATTACAAGTTAATCCGTTGGTTACTGGTTTATCTTATAGCAATGATGGAGTTACATACAATAATACAACAGGAACTTTTTCTAATGTAACTGCAGGCACTACTTATAGTATCACCGCTAAAAATACAGTAGGATGTATATCTGCTGCAGCAACAGGAACAATGCCTGCAGCTCCTATTAAGCCATCGGCTCCTGTATTAGTTGCAACTAATAATTGCGGCACTTCTTCGGTAATAGCAAATAATGTTACTGGTACTTTAACATGGAGTGATGGAGGTTCAGGTAATCCAAGGACATTTAATACAGCCACATCTAATATTACTGCCACACAAACAATCGGAAGCTGTACCAGTCCGGTAAGCAACATTGTTTCTGTTTCACCTGCATCACAACTTGTTCCAAATCTTGGGAAAGATCTATTCCTTTGTCCGGGTGATAGAGTAACATTAGATCCTGGTAAATTTGATAGTTATACCTGGCAGGATAACTCTGCTTCTCCAAAATATGTTGTAACACAACCGGGAACCTATACAGTAACTGTAAGGAATAATGCAAGTTCATGCACCGGATCTGATGCTGTAAAGATCACTTATTTTGTTACCTGTAACGAAATCTATTTCCCAACTGCATTCAGCCCGAATGGTGATGGACTAAACGATTATTTTGGCCCAGTTGGAAATCTTAATCTTGTGACAAATTATTCGTTTTACATTTATAATCGCTTTGGAGAAATGGTTTTCAAAAGCAATAACCCATTTGAAAAATGGGATGGTGTCTATTCTGGCGGTATTTCACAAGGAAATTTTGTGTGGCAGGCTAATTTCTTGTTTAAAGGTGCAGCAAGGGTTCAGAAAGGGAATATAACTATTGTTAAATAA
- a CDS encoding sigma-54-dependent transcriptional regulator, translated as MPNILIIDDEKAIRKTLAEILSYEGYKIDEAADGEEGFKKFSNAAYDVVLCDVKMPKMDGIEFLEKARQINPDVPIIIISGHGNIETAVEAVKKGAFDYISKPPDLNRMLITLRNALDKQNLVSETKVLKRKVSKVQEMVGDSAGMKKIKETIEKVGPTDARVLITGENGVGKELVARWIHEKSSRNKGPMVEVNCAAIPSELIESELFGHEKGSFTSAIKQRIGKFEQANGGTLFLDEIGDMSLNAQAKVLRALQEGKITRVGADKDINVDVRVIAATNKDLLKEVSEKNFRLDLYHRLGVIIIHVPSLNERREDVTVLVDYYLETIAEEYGQPKKIIDKDALDLLVKYNWTGNIRELRNVVERLIILSGKNITPDDVENYVLPKKQQ; from the coding sequence ATGCCAAATATTTTAATCATTGACGACGAAAAAGCAATTCGCAAAACCTTAGCAGAGATACTTAGTTACGAAGGATATAAAATAGATGAAGCTGCGGATGGTGAGGAAGGATTTAAGAAATTCAGTAATGCTGCCTATGATGTAGTATTATGTGATGTAAAAATGCCTAAGATGGATGGTATAGAGTTTTTGGAAAAAGCAAGGCAGATCAATCCTGATGTTCCGATCATTATTATTAGCGGACATGGCAATATTGAAACTGCAGTAGAGGCGGTAAAGAAAGGCGCTTTTGATTATATCAGTAAACCTCCTGATCTGAACAGGATGCTGATTACTTTGCGAAATGCATTAGACAAACAAAATCTGGTTTCAGAAACTAAGGTATTAAAGCGCAAAGTAAGTAAGGTGCAGGAAATGGTGGGAGATAGCGCCGGTATGAAAAAAATAAAGGAAACGATTGAGAAGGTAGGCCCTACAGACGCAAGAGTATTAATAACCGGAGAAAATGGTGTGGGGAAAGAATTGGTGGCAAGATGGATTCATGAAAAAAGCAGCCGCAATAAAGGGCCGATGGTAGAAGTCAATTGTGCAGCTATTCCTAGTGAACTGATTGAAAGTGAATTATTCGGTCATGAAAAGGGATCTTTTACCTCAGCTATCAAACAACGTATTGGAAAATTTGAGCAAGCAAATGGTGGCACTTTATTCCTGGATGAAATTGGAGACATGAGCTTAAATGCGCAAGCCAAAGTTTTAAGAGCCCTGCAGGAAGGTAAAATAACAAGAGTAGGCGCTGATAAAGATATTAATGTAGATGTAAGGGTAATAGCTGCTACCAATAAAGACCTGCTGAAAGAAGTAAGTGAAAAGAATTTCAGACTCGATTTATACCACCGTTTAGGAGTAATAATCATACATGTCCCTTCGTTAAATGAAAGGAGAGAAGATGTAACTGTTCTGGTAGATTATTACCTGGAAACTATCGCTGAAGAATATGGCCAACCTAAGAAGATCATTGACAAAGATGCATTAGATCTTTTAGTAAAATATAATTGGACTGGAAATATCCGTGAACTCAGAAATGTGGTTGAAAGACTGATCATTCTCTCAGGAAAAAATATTACCCCTGATGATGTAGAAAATTATGTGCTTCCAAAGAAGCAGCAATAA
- a CDS encoding DUF4846 domain-containing protein: MRSKPILLFISSVSLSCTENHVDVTRNIQSNVIKVVSEDINPYTSIGKIPLPPGFVRLEKSKDSFATWLRNIKLKKDKTVFLYNGNVKKNQSAQFAVLDISVDKKDLQQCADAMMRLRAEYLFNNNKFDEIVFTDNAGTKYQFRKPYTKENFNNYLTTVFGMCGSASLSKQLKNIAIRDIDPGDVFIRGGFPGHAVMVIDVATNAQVKKIYLLAQSYMPAQDIHVLINPVNAVLSPWYMVNEDEDIITPEYYFKKNELKRW; the protein is encoded by the coding sequence ATGCGTTCCAAACCTATACTGTTATTTATTTCGAGTGTAAGCTTGTCTTGTACGGAAAATCATGTGGATGTAACAAGAAACATTCAATCAAATGTAATCAAAGTTGTATCAGAAGACATTAATCCCTATACTTCCATTGGAAAAATCCCGTTGCCTCCCGGGTTTGTTCGTTTGGAAAAAAGCAAAGATTCATTTGCCACCTGGCTTAGAAATATCAAATTAAAGAAAGATAAAACGGTATTTCTGTATAATGGGAATGTCAAAAAAAATCAATCAGCACAATTTGCTGTACTTGATATCTCCGTCGATAAAAAAGATCTTCAACAATGTGCTGATGCTATGATGAGATTAAGAGCAGAGTATCTTTTTAACAATAATAAATTTGATGAAATAGTTTTTACAGATAATGCTGGTACCAAATATCAATTTAGAAAGCCATATACTAAAGAAAATTTCAACAACTATCTTACGACAGTTTTTGGCATGTGTGGTTCTGCATCTTTATCAAAACAATTAAAAAACATAGCTATCAGAGATATTGACCCCGGGGATGTTTTTATACGGGGTGGATTTCCCGGGCATGCCGTTATGGTTATAGACGTGGCCACGAATGCGCAGGTAAAGAAAATTTATTTACTGGCACAAAGCTATATGCCTGCACAGGATATTCATGTGCTGATAAACCCTGTAAATGCAGTATTATCTCCATGGTATATGGTGAATGAAGATGAAGATATTATAACCCCTGAATATTATTTTAAGAAAAATGAGCTTAAACGATGGTGA
- the rluF gene encoding 23S rRNA pseudouridine(2604) synthase RluF: MDKSLNKYISETGFCSRREADKYIEQGRVTINDNIASKGNRVMPGDVVEIDGESLKKKDKTVYIAFNKPVGITCTTDMKDKTNIISFINYKSRIFPIGRLDKPSEGLIFLTNDGDIVNKILRAGNNHEKEYIITTDKPITGDFVTKMSNGVKILGTVTKKCFVKQEGKNRFRIILVQGLNRQIRRMCEALGYKVITLKRVRIMNITIANLPQGKWRYFTSEEIASIEKMISNSSKTEEASNISFEMGE, from the coding sequence ATGGATAAAAGTTTAAACAAATATATCAGTGAAACCGGCTTTTGCTCAAGGCGGGAAGCTGATAAATATATCGAACAAGGCAGGGTTACCATTAATGATAATATTGCCAGTAAAGGCAACCGGGTAATGCCCGGTGATGTGGTTGAGATAGATGGAGAATCTTTAAAAAAGAAAGATAAAACAGTCTACATTGCTTTTAATAAACCGGTAGGAATAACCTGTACTACCGATATGAAGGATAAAACCAATATCATTTCCTTTATCAATTACAAAAGCAGGATTTTCCCTATTGGGAGATTGGATAAACCATCGGAAGGGTTGATCTTTTTAACCAATGACGGAGATATTGTCAACAAAATTTTGCGGGCAGGCAACAATCACGAAAAAGAATATATCATTACTACAGATAAACCGATTACCGGGGACTTTGTTACTAAAATGAGTAATGGAGTTAAGATATTGGGTACGGTCACTAAAAAATGTTTTGTAAAACAGGAAGGAAAAAATCGATTCAGGATCATTTTGGTACAGGGATTGAACAGGCAGATAAGAAGAATGTGTGAGGCATTGGGATACAAAGTAATAACGCTGAAAAGAGTAAGAATAATGAACATAACTATAGCGAATCTGCCCCAAGGTAAATGGCGCTATTTTACGTCGGAGGAAATCGCTTCGATTGAAAAAATGATCTCAAATTCTTCAAAAACCGAGGAAGCTTCTAACATTTCATTCGAAATGGGAGAATAA
- a CDS encoding acetyl-CoA C-acyltransferase, which translates to MKEVYIISAVRTPIGSFGGSLKDLSATQLGAVAIKGAIEKAGIKPEDVQDVLMGAVIQAGMGQAPARQAAKFAGLPNSVNCTTINKVCASGMKAITQAAQSILLGDADIVVAGGMESMSNVPFYSSSMRWGNKYGNVVLEDGLAKDGLVDVYNNYAMGNAAELCARECNISREEQDAFAVESYKRSQAAVNTGKFDAEIIPVSIPQRKGEPLLFSKDEEPFNVKFDKIPELKGAFVKDGTVTAANASTMNDGAAAVVLMSKEKADLLGLKPIAKIISYADAEQAPEWFTTTPALALPKAVAKAGLEMSDIDFVELNEAFSVVGIVNMQKMNLSADKVNVNGGAVSLGHPLGCSGARIIVTLINVLKQNGGRIGAAAICNGGGGASAIVIENL; encoded by the coding sequence ATGAAAGAAGTGTATATTATATCTGCAGTTCGTACTCCAATAGGAAGTTTTGGCGGGAGCCTGAAAGATCTTTCCGCTACACAATTGGGAGCTGTGGCTATTAAAGGTGCGATTGAGAAAGCCGGTATAAAGCCTGAGGATGTGCAGGATGTTTTAATGGGAGCAGTAATTCAGGCAGGCATGGGACAAGCGCCTGCCAGGCAAGCAGCAAAATTTGCCGGTTTGCCCAATAGTGTTAATTGTACTACAATAAATAAAGTATGCGCCAGTGGTATGAAAGCTATAACGCAAGCCGCTCAGAGTATTTTATTGGGGGATGCAGATATAGTAGTTGCAGGTGGCATGGAAAGTATGAGCAATGTTCCTTTTTATTCGTCCAGTATGCGCTGGGGGAATAAGTATGGCAATGTTGTTTTGGAAGATGGGCTGGCTAAAGACGGATTAGTGGATGTCTACAATAATTATGCAATGGGTAATGCTGCTGAACTGTGTGCAAGAGAGTGCAATATCAGCAGAGAAGAGCAAGATGCATTTGCTGTGGAAAGTTACAAACGTTCGCAAGCGGCTGTAAATACAGGAAAATTCGATGCCGAGATTATCCCGGTATCAATACCTCAACGAAAGGGAGAGCCACTTTTATTTTCTAAAGATGAAGAACCCTTTAATGTAAAATTTGATAAGATACCGGAGTTGAAGGGAGCTTTTGTAAAAGACGGAACCGTAACTGCAGCCAATGCCAGTACAATGAACGATGGTGCAGCTGCTGTTGTATTAATGAGTAAAGAAAAAGCTGATTTGCTAGGACTAAAACCCATCGCTAAAATCATCAGTTATGCTGATGCCGAACAGGCACCGGAATGGTTTACAACAACCCCTGCATTGGCTTTACCTAAAGCTGTTGCAAAAGCTGGCTTGGAAATGAGTGATATTGATTTTGTGGAATTGAACGAAGCTTTTAGTGTAGTGGGTATTGTTAATATGCAAAAAATGAATTTATCGGCAGATAAAGTAAATGTGAATGGAGGGGCTGTTTCATTAGGGCATCCTTTGGGCTGTAGTGGTGCCAGGATCATTGTTACATTAATTAATGTGTTGAAACAAAATGGTGGAAGGATCGGTGCAGCAGCCATTTGTAATGGCGGAGGAGGAGCCAGTGCAATCGTTATCGAAAATCTATAG